One genomic region from Sphingobacterium sp. UGAL515B_05 encodes:
- a CDS encoding sulfatase translates to MILSKKNSKFILLATLFTNLGLLQQAQSQTKAQLGPTTERPNIVVFFVDDLGWQDMSEPFYKVKTPINEKFHTPNLETLAKEAIKFTNAYATPVCTPSRVSFLTGLNAAHHRVTNWTHPKADTPTDSKDELLNPPDWNINGLSPVPNVPHTIYATPFPSILKANGYYTIHVGKAHWGSAGTPGASPLNLGFMVNIAGHSAGHPQNYYGEQNYGNLPGKAGYQAVPDLMEYHGTSTFLTEALTREALKALEEPIRRKEPFFLNFSNYAVHVPIQPDPRFVQKYLDRGLDSTEAAYASLVEGYDKSMGDIVQFLKDKNLYDNTVIIFLSDNGGLSLSPMRTGPSHTQNLPLKAGKGSVYEGGIRVPLLIKQAKQHPASTDATPVMVEDLFPTILSLAKIDHYQLVQEKPDGKNLLPLMEGNRSDNWNSRPLVWNIPNKWTVPDGPGINFFSAIRQGDYKLLYDMKNGKLELYNLQQDIGELNNLAPKMKGKTSELSKLLSDQLRTWKAQLPTYKATGQQIPYPDQIKLMD, encoded by the coding sequence ATGATACTTTCTAAGAAAAATAGCAAATTTATCCTATTAGCGACCCTATTTACAAATTTAGGGTTATTGCAGCAGGCGCAGAGCCAAACCAAGGCACAACTTGGTCCCACAACAGAACGCCCCAATATTGTCGTGTTTTTTGTGGATGACCTCGGTTGGCAGGACATGTCCGAACCATTTTACAAGGTCAAAACACCGATCAACGAAAAGTTTCATACCCCCAATCTGGAAACATTGGCCAAAGAAGCCATTAAATTTACCAATGCGTATGCAACACCGGTGTGCACACCTTCCCGGGTGAGCTTTCTGACCGGTTTAAATGCTGCTCATCATCGTGTCACCAATTGGACCCATCCCAAAGCTGACACCCCGACCGATAGCAAAGATGAATTGTTGAATCCACCGGATTGGAATATCAACGGACTAAGTCCTGTGCCCAATGTACCACATACCATATATGCTACTCCATTTCCAAGCATCCTTAAGGCCAATGGTTACTATACCATTCATGTGGGCAAAGCACATTGGGGATCTGCCGGAACACCTGGCGCCAGCCCTTTAAATTTGGGTTTTATGGTCAATATTGCAGGACACTCCGCTGGGCACCCACAAAACTACTATGGCGAGCAGAATTACGGTAACCTTCCTGGTAAAGCCGGTTATCAGGCAGTTCCCGACCTTATGGAATACCATGGCACATCCACATTTCTAACGGAAGCCTTAACCCGAGAGGCGCTGAAGGCACTGGAGGAGCCTATACGCCGTAAGGAGCCTTTTTTCCTTAATTTTTCCAACTATGCGGTGCATGTCCCGATCCAACCCGATCCACGTTTTGTACAAAAATACCTCGACCGCGGCTTAGATTCCACTGAAGCAGCTTATGCGTCACTGGTCGAAGGTTATGACAAAAGTATGGGTGATATCGTTCAATTTCTTAAAGACAAAAACCTATACGATAACACCGTCATTATTTTCCTTAGCGACAATGGCGGACTAAGCCTCAGCCCTATGCGCACCGGACCAAGCCATACACAGAACCTGCCATTAAAAGCTGGGAAAGGGTCGGTTTACGAAGGTGGAATCCGGGTTCCTCTGTTGATCAAACAGGCCAAACAGCACCCTGCAAGTACAGATGCTACCCCTGTTATGGTCGAAGATCTCTTTCCAACGATTCTCAGTTTAGCCAAAATAGATCACTATCAGCTCGTACAGGAAAAACCAGATGGAAAGAATCTTTTGCCATTAATGGAAGGCAACAGGTCCGACAATTGGAACAGCCGGCCATTGGTGTGGAATATCCCCAACAAGTGGACAGTGCCAGACGGCCCTGGAATCAACTTTTTCTCGGCAATAAGACAAGGTGATTATAAGTTGCTTTACGACATGAAAAATGGGAAGCTTGAACTTTATAACCTGCAGCAAGATATCGGTGAACTCAACAACCTTGCCCCAAAAATGAAAGGAAAAACCAGCGAGCTCAGCAAATTACTTTCTGATCAACTCCGGACCTGGAAGGCTCAGTTGCCGACCTACAAAGCTACGGGACAGCAGATCCCCTATCCTGATCAAATTAAGCTGATGGATTAA
- a CDS encoding RNA polymerase sigma factor, with amino-acid sequence MKNDKYPAHNDASLLARLREGDLEAFNILYDKYWSLLLDESYKRLEDLASCEEIVQDVFIELWEHCPSREIHNLKSYLIACMKYKVFETYKKNKRRNILIEENHHLYRSYEILEGDQYAEKDLKSLIEQWVANLPQKRKEIFKMRYLDGLTTKEISDLTETSQNTVQNHLGVSIQKLKKLVIQHFLTLLLILYNCK; translated from the coding sequence ATGAAAAACGATAAATATCCAGCTCATAATGATGCAAGCTTGTTAGCTCGGCTCCGAGAAGGCGATTTAGAGGCTTTCAATATTTTGTATGATAAATATTGGTCTTTACTTTTAGATGAATCTTACAAAAGGCTCGAAGATTTGGCTTCCTGTGAAGAGATTGTTCAGGATGTATTTATTGAACTTTGGGAACACTGTCCGAGTAGAGAAATTCACAACCTGAAATCCTACCTCATTGCATGCATGAAATACAAAGTCTTTGAAACCTATAAGAAAAACAAACGCAGAAATATCCTTATCGAAGAAAATCATCACCTTTATCGAAGTTATGAAATTCTGGAAGGAGATCAGTATGCCGAAAAGGATTTAAAATCTTTAATTGAACAATGGGTAGCCAATCTCCCACAAAAAAGAAAAGAAATCTTTAAAATGAGATACTTAGATGGACTTACCACAAAAGAAATTAGTGATTTGACAGAAACTTCCCAAAATACAGTTCAAAATCACCTCGGAGTATCAATTCAAAAATTAAAAAAACTTGTTATCCAACATTTTTTGACGCTACTATTAATTTTATACAACTGTAAATAA
- a CDS encoding FecR family protein, whose amino-acid sequence MQYPNQELEKLIDKYLKGEANSEEIDVVERFFDSFSSRPNLSKTLPDHVQKALKARIHGRIIKKLTRRNQKTFNFPRIAAAAAILCIAFTSLYLYKIAQSNNQELTLTNGQQQRIVLEDGTKVTLNASSKIIYPASFKDSSTREVTLIGEAFFDVAKNPSKPFLIHTPRMEISVLGTAFNVRDYAEENNAETALVRGKVSIWKKGTDNQKFILKPKEKFVIRKVYGVEKEFPSTTTKTASAPMAIAIQPFSISEKDGSALETEWLLNRITIQDDRLLDIALKLERMYGVEIKITNKAVANQRYSATFENEQLENILKALQTVNYFQIKKTGKNQIQLF is encoded by the coding sequence ATGCAATATCCTAACCAAGAGCTCGAAAAGCTAATTGACAAATACTTAAAAGGCGAAGCCAATTCGGAAGAAATAGACGTCGTGGAACGTTTTTTCGATTCATTTTCATCCCGACCGAATTTAAGCAAAACACTACCCGATCATGTACAGAAAGCACTCAAAGCACGCATTCATGGCAGAATTATAAAGAAACTGACTCGGAGGAATCAGAAAACATTCAATTTCCCTAGAATTGCAGCAGCTGCAGCTATCCTCTGTATCGCTTTTACATCTCTTTATCTTTACAAAATTGCGCAATCAAACAATCAAGAACTTACGCTAACAAACGGACAACAGCAGCGAATTGTTCTAGAAGACGGTACAAAAGTTACACTTAATGCTTCGAGCAAAATAATCTACCCCGCCTCATTCAAAGATTCCAGCACACGTGAAGTTACTTTGATCGGGGAAGCATTTTTCGATGTCGCCAAAAATCCATCCAAGCCCTTCCTTATTCATACACCAAGAATGGAGATTAGCGTTCTGGGAACCGCTTTCAATGTGCGCGATTATGCCGAAGAAAATAATGCCGAAACAGCTTTGGTACGTGGCAAAGTCTCCATTTGGAAAAAAGGAACTGACAATCAGAAATTTATATTAAAGCCCAAAGAAAAGTTTGTGATCAGAAAGGTATATGGAGTTGAAAAGGAATTCCCATCGACAACTACTAAAACCGCATCGGCTCCCATGGCAATAGCTATTCAGCCATTTTCCATCTCTGAAAAAGACGGATCCGCTTTAGAAACCGAATGGTTATTAAATCGGATTACCATTCAAGATGATAGATTACTGGATATCGCCTTAAAGCTAGAGCGCATGTATGGCGTGGAAATTAAAATTACAAACAAAGCAGTTGCCAACCAACGCTACTCAGCAACATTCGAAAACGAACAACTAGAAAATATCCTAAAAGCATTACAAACTGTCAATTACTTTCAAATTAAAAAAACGGGGAAAAATCAAATACAACTATTCTAA
- a CDS encoding TonB-dependent receptor, with product MNKTKPKFRKESRLALLLICLSAMHIQSFAYSQTEKIDVSVQGGKLEDVFQTINDKSKYKMFFSKSTLPNSTINIVGKKISVKDLLSQSLAGSNLTWEVLDNDIIAIKEKKQNQQHIAGQVVNENGTPLAGVSVIIKDWQKAEYRNMQTSTATDVNGQWGLRIPNDDVIITFSFIGYQKVDITAKQLIANSTPIKLKPEEGSLEEVVVIGYGTTTRRLNTGSVASITAKDITSQPVSNPLAALSGRMSGVLIAQNNGVPGSAVQIQIRNQASLSGTTSGSIPLYVVDGVPFTNFNGGQPATDNLNSFGISASSGGLSPFSMINPADIERIDVLKDADATAIYGSRGANGVVLITTKKGSAGRTRIGVNFNTGFTEVNHFIPMLNLEQYLTLRKEAFANAGVTPTADNAPDLMLWDQNKSTDWQKMLIGNKGHITDVQANMSGGNESTRFFFNSGYRRESTVFYGDSKNSRFTSRLNLDHTSSDKKFNAALSVSYANDNSDMPSSDVTSLYNLPPNYPIYSDNGKYYWLPSSAFIDNPIALLERKYFGNTNNLISNANLSYKIIPGLTAKANFGYTITQLNQNNQRPITSLNNTVSNPLGSSSFSNTKAENWIIEPTLDYVKSIGGGKFTALIGTSFQQNSSRSQTTNGSNYSNDALLGSLSAAGLFTASNNLVYYKYNALFGKVNYDWKEKYLFNGTFRRDGSSRFGPKNRFGNFGAIGLGWVFGKEDFIQDNLTFLSFGKLRASYGTTGNDQISNYLYLPLYSSTTAYLNNPSMNIGTLPNEYIKWETTKKLEFALDLGFLKDRILFTGNFFRNRSSDQITDLVLSTQTGYNSYKENLPALIQNTGLELELNTTNITNENFTWKTSANFTFYKNKLVEFPGIENTFYSSSFLVGEPLNMVRLYHYQGVDPGTGRALYEDRNGDGAITGDDRYVANLGTPFYGGFNNTFSYKGFELGVFFQFNHRFGVTKILNTRPGAMLNQNDYWLDRWTPNNSNTNIPGAIIPTVPASSADGVALNNSYNQYTSSDAVYGDASYIKLRSVNLSYNLPKSWTSRLKMSNCNVFMQGQNLFTWAKNKYVLDTETTVQGGPSGLGTGTIAQVLPPLRTIVFGFNCQF from the coding sequence ATGAACAAAACAAAACCCAAATTTAGAAAAGAGTCGAGATTGGCTTTACTGCTCATTTGTCTTAGCGCCATGCATATACAGAGCTTCGCCTATTCTCAAACTGAAAAAATTGATGTCTCCGTCCAGGGAGGAAAACTCGAAGATGTATTTCAAACAATCAATGACAAGAGCAAATACAAAATGTTCTTTAGCAAATCGACTCTCCCAAACTCGACAATCAATATTGTTGGAAAGAAAATCAGTGTAAAAGATCTTCTTTCCCAGTCTCTGGCCGGGAGCAACCTAACATGGGAAGTATTGGACAATGATATTATCGCTATAAAAGAAAAAAAACAGAATCAGCAACACATTGCGGGCCAAGTAGTCAATGAAAATGGAACGCCTTTGGCAGGAGTATCTGTTATCATAAAGGACTGGCAAAAAGCAGAATATCGCAATATGCAAACGAGTACCGCAACGGATGTCAATGGACAATGGGGACTGCGTATTCCAAATGACGATGTCATTATTACTTTTTCTTTTATTGGTTATCAGAAGGTTGATATCACTGCGAAGCAGCTTATTGCCAATTCTACTCCTATTAAACTTAAACCGGAAGAAGGAAGCTTAGAAGAAGTGGTTGTTATTGGCTACGGTACGACAACACGTAGATTGAATACGGGATCAGTTGCTTCGATCACAGCGAAGGACATTACCTCTCAACCTGTAAGTAATCCCCTTGCCGCACTATCGGGAAGAATGTCCGGTGTATTGATCGCCCAAAACAATGGTGTGCCCGGAAGTGCCGTTCAGATTCAGATTAGGAATCAGGCGTCATTAAGTGGAACGACCTCAGGTTCAATACCGCTATACGTGGTTGATGGAGTTCCCTTTACCAATTTTAACGGTGGACAACCTGCAACGGATAACCTCAATTCATTTGGGATCTCAGCTTCCTCAGGCGGCTTAAGTCCCTTCAGCATGATTAATCCAGCGGATATTGAACGTATTGATGTCTTGAAAGATGCCGACGCTACAGCGATCTATGGTAGCCGGGGCGCAAATGGTGTCGTATTGATCACCACAAAAAAAGGATCTGCAGGTCGTACTCGCATTGGTGTCAACTTTAACACCGGATTTACCGAGGTCAACCACTTTATCCCTATGTTGAACCTAGAACAATATCTCACGCTAAGAAAAGAGGCTTTTGCTAATGCTGGAGTTACACCTACAGCCGATAACGCTCCAGATCTTATGTTATGGGATCAGAACAAATCGACAGATTGGCAGAAAATGCTGATTGGAAACAAAGGACATATTACCGACGTTCAAGCGAATATGTCTGGTGGAAACGAATCGACCCGCTTTTTCTTTAATTCGGGATATAGACGCGAGAGTACTGTTTTTTATGGGGACAGCAAAAACAGTCGCTTTACATCACGGTTAAACTTGGATCACACCTCTTCTGACAAAAAATTCAATGCCGCTCTATCAGTTAGCTATGCCAACGACAATTCGGATATGCCTTCCTCTGATGTCACATCACTCTACAATTTGCCCCCCAATTATCCGATCTATAGTGACAATGGAAAATACTATTGGTTACCGTCATCAGCTTTTATTGACAACCCAATCGCCTTGCTCGAACGGAAATACTTTGGTAATACCAATAATCTGATCTCAAATGCCAATCTGAGCTACAAAATTATACCTGGACTGACAGCAAAAGCAAATTTTGGCTATACAATCACACAGTTGAACCAAAATAATCAACGGCCAATTACTTCCTTAAACAATACCGTTTCCAACCCGCTTGGTTCTTCTAGTTTCTCTAATACAAAGGCCGAAAATTGGATTATTGAACCGACATTGGATTATGTAAAAAGTATCGGCGGAGGTAAATTTACGGCATTAATTGGAACAAGTTTTCAGCAAAATTCATCCCGTTCACAGACAACCAATGGTTCTAATTATTCAAACGATGCACTTTTAGGTTCGCTAAGTGCCGCAGGATTATTCACTGCCAGCAATAACCTCGTATATTACAAATACAATGCACTATTCGGAAAAGTAAATTACGACTGGAAAGAGAAATATTTGTTTAATGGAACTTTTAGAAGAGATGGCTCATCTCGTTTTGGACCTAAAAACCGATTTGGAAATTTTGGAGCAATAGGGCTAGGATGGGTCTTTGGAAAAGAGGATTTTATACAAGATAATCTAACGTTTTTGAGTTTTGGTAAATTGAGAGCGAGCTATGGAACTACAGGTAATGATCAAATTTCAAATTACCTTTATCTTCCACTCTACTCTTCAACAACCGCGTATCTAAATAATCCTTCCATGAATATTGGAACACTTCCAAATGAATATATCAAGTGGGAAACAACCAAAAAACTGGAGTTTGCTTTAGATCTAGGTTTCTTGAAAGATCGAATTTTGTTTACTGGAAACTTTTTCAGAAATCGTTCTTCTGATCAGATAACTGATTTAGTTTTAAGTACTCAAACGGGCTACAACAGTTACAAAGAAAACCTACCAGCATTGATCCAAAATACAGGCTTGGAACTGGAGTTGAATACCACCAATATTACAAATGAAAATTTTACATGGAAAACATCTGCTAATTTCACGTTTTATAAAAACAAACTTGTCGAATTTCCTGGAATTGAAAACACATTTTATTCAAGTAGCTTTCTAGTTGGTGAGCCGCTCAATATGGTCCGTTTATATCACTATCAAGGTGTAGACCCCGGAACAGGAAGAGCGTTATACGAAGATCGCAATGGCGATGGGGCTATAACGGGCGATGACCGATACGTTGCTAACTTAGGTACACCTTTCTATGGTGGATTTAACAATACTTTTTCCTACAAAGGCTTCGAGCTCGGCGTATTTTTTCAATTTAACCACCGCTTTGGAGTAACTAAAATCCTCAACACAAGACCGGGTGCTATGCTCAACCAAAATGATTACTGGTTGGACAGATGGACACCAAATAACAGTAATACAAATATCCCGGGAGCAATTATCCCGACAGTACCGGCATCTTCAGCTGATGGAGTTGCATTAAACAACTCTTATAATCAATATACCAGCTCTGATGCTGTCTATGGGGATGCTTCCTATATTAAATTGAGGTCTGTCAATTTATCTTACAACTTGCCCAAAAGCTGGACTTCGAGATTAAAAATGTCTAATTGTAATGTATTTATGCAAGGGCAAAATCTCTTTACTTGGGCCAAGAACAAATATGTCCTGGATACCGAAACGACCGTTCAAGGTGGCCCATCTGGTTTAGGAACGGGAACGATTGCCCAGGTATTGCCTCCATTGCGGACGATTGTATTTGGATTTAACTGTCAATTTTAA
- a CDS encoding RagB/SusD family nutrient uptake outer membrane protein, which produces MKLNINKNILLLAITSGTLLTSSCEKFVELGAPPTQVVAGEAFSTDASANSVIRGLYTTALSINLAGTSTFYTGIAADDLQYNAADANTSEFASNNLLSTNGNVANFWSNCYQLVKNANNAISGLEASTSLTPSVKDQLLGEAKFFRAYTYFYLVNLYGDVPLQLRDDLHAFEDAILPRTSAQQVYDQIIADLKDAESKMATAYDATASPRGRANKAAASALLARVYLYQKDYQNAESYATKVLQSSDYGMPTPDKNFVNSSNEVILQLGSQTGVTTFGSNYITAATATPGYTLPDAVYNSFETSPTVDLRKTNWTSSKTVSNKIYYAITKYKVSSGTGSEYHIMLRLAEQYLIRAEARAKLGKLAEARTDVDAVRSRAGLAGLNSSLNQTQLLSAIEMERLHEFFGEFGHRWLDLKRTDRATAVLSPIKSNWQATDVLYPIPQAQILINNKLTQNPGYQD; this is translated from the coding sequence ATGAAATTAAACATCAATAAAAATATACTATTATTAGCAATTACCAGTGGAACTCTTTTGACCAGCTCCTGCGAAAAATTTGTGGAATTGGGCGCTCCACCGACACAAGTTGTAGCTGGCGAAGCATTCTCCACAGATGCTTCTGCAAATAGTGTCATACGCGGATTGTATACCACAGCATTAAGCATCAATCTCGCTGGGACTTCAACCTTTTACACGGGAATCGCTGCAGACGACCTTCAATACAATGCGGCTGATGCAAATACCTCGGAATTCGCCAGCAATAACCTGCTGAGCACAAATGGGAATGTCGCTAATTTCTGGTCAAATTGTTACCAACTTGTCAAGAATGCAAACAATGCGATATCCGGTCTCGAAGCATCCACCAGCCTTACCCCAAGTGTAAAAGATCAGCTCCTGGGCGAAGCGAAATTTTTTAGGGCCTATACCTATTTCTATCTCGTCAACCTTTATGGTGATGTGCCATTGCAATTACGTGATGACCTCCACGCTTTTGAAGATGCAATTCTTCCACGAACTTCTGCACAGCAAGTATATGATCAGATTATTGCTGATCTAAAAGATGCGGAAAGTAAGATGGCGACGGCCTATGATGCAACAGCAAGCCCGAGAGGAAGAGCTAACAAAGCTGCTGCAAGTGCATTATTGGCAAGAGTTTATCTTTACCAAAAGGATTATCAAAATGCCGAATCTTATGCGACCAAAGTATTACAGTCATCTGATTATGGCATGCCGACGCCAGATAAAAATTTTGTAAACTCAAGTAATGAGGTTATCCTTCAACTTGGCAGTCAAACGGGAGTAACGACATTTGGCTCCAACTATATTACCGCGGCTACAGCTACACCCGGCTACACCCTACCGGACGCTGTGTATAATAGCTTTGAGACATCTCCGACGGTTGACTTAAGAAAAACAAATTGGACAAGTTCAAAGACGGTCTCCAACAAAATCTATTATGCCATAACCAAATATAAAGTATCCTCGGGAACAGGTTCCGAATACCATATTATGCTTCGCTTAGCCGAGCAGTATCTTATTCGCGCAGAAGCGAGGGCTAAACTGGGAAAACTTGCCGAAGCCCGAACAGATGTGGATGCTGTCCGTTCTCGCGCTGGACTTGCAGGACTTAATTCAAGCTTAAACCAAACACAATTACTATCTGCAATAGAAATGGAACGCCTGCACGAATTTTTCGGTGAGTTCGGCCATCGTTGGCTCGACCTCAAGCGGACCGATCGTGCTACCGCTGTATTGTCTCCAATCAAATCAAACTGGCAGGCCACGGATGTCTTGTATCCCATTCCACAAGCCCAGATTTTGATCAACAATAAACTGACACAGAATCCAGGATACCAAGATTAA
- a CDS encoding TlpA disulfide reductase family protein — translation MKTKILTAALVFSLTASFAQQPAKNKYQQYLPIIEKGTLVQKDSLANVLMSELKTYKSEEDYRTTINILRSLGKEDLQASAEVLAKKKYPKGSLTRDAFITDVFYNASTPVQKEKAYNDLIKKWPVKNFKEEPLTYDYVLANLAQSFANDGNAQKAVYYLEEMKERFWRGNGYIPVGQILLRTGDTTTAATLLKTAMDDSYYYLTLPEDQKDNKARFAAMGYASSMSAYVNILVSQKKFTEAQGYIENALNAAPEQADGLAMVYYKSLMGTGRKLEAYNILTKLYAKGQFAVENDLKKLYTELNGSVQGYENFNASLKIELTQNIRNHIKEMATFKPAPNFELLNLKGEKVSLASLKGKVVVLDFWATWCQPCIRSFPGMKAAQDSYADDKDVQFLFMNTWERDKNYKENVISFITKNNYPFEVLYDDQKDPQTGEVMAAKFGVKGIPAKFIIDKEGNIRYFLTGSTPNVDYIKLEMKELIEAAKKPYKG, via the coding sequence ATGAAAACAAAAATCTTAACGGCTGCGTTGGTGTTTTCGCTAACAGCATCTTTTGCACAACAACCAGCAAAAAACAAATACCAACAGTATCTCCCAATTATAGAAAAAGGTACGTTGGTACAAAAGGATTCGCTTGCTAATGTATTAATGAGCGAATTAAAGACTTATAAATCAGAAGAAGACTACCGTACTACAATCAACATTTTGCGTTCTTTAGGGAAAGAAGATCTGCAGGCATCTGCAGAAGTACTGGCTAAGAAAAAATATCCAAAAGGATCACTAACCCGTGATGCCTTTATCACAGATGTTTTTTACAATGCAAGTACGCCAGTACAAAAAGAAAAAGCTTATAACGACCTTATCAAAAAATGGCCAGTTAAAAACTTCAAGGAAGAACCACTGACTTATGATTATGTATTGGCTAATTTAGCACAAAGTTTTGCGAACGATGGGAATGCACAAAAAGCAGTATATTATCTAGAAGAAATGAAAGAACGATTCTGGCGCGGAAATGGATATATCCCTGTTGGTCAAATCCTCCTGAGAACAGGTGATACGACTACTGCAGCAACACTCTTAAAAACCGCTATGGATGATAGTTATTACTATTTAACCCTTCCAGAGGATCAAAAAGACAATAAGGCCCGGTTTGCGGCCATGGGGTATGCAAGCTCCATGTCAGCTTATGTCAATATACTCGTTTCACAGAAAAAATTTACCGAAGCACAAGGTTATATAGAAAATGCATTAAATGCAGCACCAGAGCAAGCGGATGGTCTAGCAATGGTATACTACAAATCTTTAATGGGCACAGGAAGAAAGCTTGAGGCATATAATATTCTCACCAAGTTATATGCTAAAGGACAATTTGCGGTCGAAAATGATCTTAAAAAATTATATACTGAATTGAACGGATCTGTTCAAGGCTACGAGAATTTTAATGCATCCTTAAAAATAGAGTTAACGCAAAACATTCGCAACCATATCAAAGAAATGGCAACTTTTAAACCTGCACCTAATTTTGAATTACTCAATCTTAAAGGTGAAAAAGTATCCCTAGCCAGTTTAAAGGGAAAAGTTGTGGTATTGGATTTTTGGGCAACTTGGTGTCAGCCATGTATCCGTTCATTCCCAGGAATGAAGGCAGCACAGGACTCTTATGCAGATGATAAGGATGTACAATTCTTATTCATGAATACCTGGGAGCGCGATAAGAACTATAAAGAAAATGTGATATCCTTTATCACCAAGAATAACTATCCTTTTGAAGTTCTCTATGACGATCAAAAAGATCCACAAACCGGAGAAGTTATGGCCGCGAAATTCGGAGTCAAAGGAATTCCAGCAAAATTTATTATTGATAAGGAAGGGAATATACGCTATTTTCTTACAGGATCTACTCCAAATGTAGATTATATTAAATTAGAAATGAAAGAGCTCATCGAAGCTGCTAAAAAACCTTATAAAGGCTAA
- a CDS encoding AraC family transcriptional regulator, whose amino-acid sequence MSIEEKDFGKAFLYSCYVEKAFGHEQFIPEHVVFFQLSGETHLDHQKGKLVAAEGQIVVARRNQLAKAFKYPAENNVYKSVSVLLGADRLKQYAMDHHLNSDKKYQGESNVVLESNLFIKSYFESLTPYAEAIDRVSPQMENIKIYELITLLLESYPQLKDLLFDFSEPHKIDLEQFMVKNYRYNVPLENFAKLTGRSLASFKRDFEKIFQTSPRKWLQERRLSEAYYLIENKRQKPADFYLDLGFENLSHFYASFKEKFGITPATINSVA is encoded by the coding sequence ATGAGCATCGAGGAAAAAGATTTTGGAAAAGCTTTTTTATATTCCTGTTATGTCGAGAAAGCATTTGGGCACGAACAGTTCATTCCCGAACATGTTGTTTTTTTTCAGCTATCTGGTGAAACACATCTGGACCATCAGAAAGGAAAATTGGTGGCGGCAGAAGGTCAGATTGTAGTTGCCCGTAGAAACCAACTGGCGAAAGCTTTTAAATATCCCGCAGAAAATAATGTTTATAAATCTGTTTCAGTATTACTGGGGGCTGATCGGCTGAAGCAATATGCGATGGACCATCACCTTAATTCAGACAAAAAGTATCAGGGTGAGTCCAATGTTGTACTGGAAAGTAACCTGTTTATAAAAAGTTATTTTGAGTCGCTGACCCCCTATGCGGAAGCCATCGACCGAGTAAGCCCACAGATGGAAAATATAAAGATCTACGAGTTGATCACCTTGTTGTTGGAAAGCTATCCACAGTTAAAAGACCTGCTTTTTGACTTTTCAGAGCCGCATAAAATTGATCTCGAGCAGTTTATGGTTAAAAACTATCGGTACAATGTACCTTTAGAAAACTTTGCGAAACTAACAGGGCGGAGTTTAGCAAGCTTTAAACGTGATTTTGAGAAAATATTTCAGACATCGCCCCGAAAATGGCTGCAAGAAAGACGTCTTTCTGAGGCTTATTATCTAATTGAAAATAAGCGGCAAAAACCTGCTGATTTTTATCTTGATCTGGGTTTTGAAAACCTTTCTCATTTTTATGCTTCTTTCAAGGAGAAGTTTGGCATAACACCAGCGACTATCAATTCCGTTGCTTAA